The proteins below come from a single Mycobacteriales bacterium genomic window:
- a CDS encoding MFS transporter, producing MTASRPRSASWRRAAFALFAVAAGTNVSTPLLLLYRDRLDLSGPQTTLVFSVYAAGLAPSVLAAGPLSDRYGRRPLVLPFTLLAGVASLLFAGASDSFALLLLARFVQGLVSGAVFTAASAWLAELSEQQGEGQAAGRRAAVVLAAGFSLGPLMSALLAVTLPIPLVLPYAAHAALTVAGLLAVRTLPETAPRYRRQVGDPARSPLVRRGDRLLALTALAPVAVCVYAFPATAMAALPLLVGLPGDGVLTAGVLAGLTLGAGAAAAPLQRRLGTWTGACAALSGALGFGLSLLAASTDAWPVLVPAGLLLGAGSGWALASGLALTVRLAPVERRGALTGIFYAVAYTGMAAPFSVTTLARAVGPVLPLAVATGLSGALALRLVPLARSRRL from the coding sequence GTGACCGCGTCCAGGCCGCGCTCCGCCTCCTGGCGGCGCGCGGCCTTCGCGCTGTTCGCGGTGGCTGCCGGCACCAACGTCTCGACGCCGTTGCTCCTGCTCTACCGCGACCGCCTGGACCTGTCCGGCCCGCAGACGACCCTCGTCTTCTCCGTCTACGCCGCCGGCCTCGCGCCCTCCGTGCTCGCTGCCGGTCCGCTGTCCGACCGGTACGGCCGCCGGCCGCTGGTGCTGCCGTTCACGCTGCTCGCCGGTGTGGCGTCGCTGCTGTTCGCCGGCGCGAGCGACTCCTTCGCGCTGCTGCTGCTCGCCCGGTTCGTACAGGGGCTGGTCAGCGGCGCCGTGTTCACCGCCGCCAGCGCCTGGCTCGCCGAACTGTCCGAGCAACAGGGGGAGGGGCAGGCGGCGGGAAGGCGGGCCGCCGTCGTCCTGGCCGCCGGCTTCTCGCTCGGCCCGCTGATGTCCGCCCTGCTGGCGGTGACCCTGCCGATCCCGCTGGTGCTGCCGTACGCCGCGCATGCCGCGCTGACGGTTGCCGGGCTGCTCGCCGTCCGGACGCTGCCGGAGACCGCGCCGCGGTACCGGCGCCAGGTCGGTGATCCGGCCCGCTCGCCGCTGGTGCGCCGGGGCGACCGGCTGCTGGCGCTGACCGCCCTCGCCCCCGTCGCGGTGTGCGTGTACGCCTTCCCGGCCACCGCCATGGCCGCCCTGCCGCTGCTGGTCGGCCTGCCCGGCGACGGCGTCCTCACCGCCGGCGTGCTCGCCGGCCTCACCCTCGGTGCCGGAGCGGCCGCCGCGCCGCTGCAGCGCCGGCTCGGGACGTGGACAGGCGCGTGCGCCGCCCTCAGCGGGGCGCTGGGCTTCGGCTTGTCCCTCCTGGCCGCCAGCACGGACGCCTGGCCGGTGCTGGTGCCGGCGGGGCTGCTGCTGGGGGCAGGCAGTGGCTGGGCGCTGGCGTCCGGGCTGGCGCTGACCGTGCGGCTGGCTCCCGTGGAGCGCCGGGGCGCGCTGACCGGCATCTTCTACGCCGTCGCCTACACCGGCATGGCCGCGCCGTTCTCCGTCACGACGCTCGCCCGGGCGGTCGGGCCGGTCCTGCCGCTGGCGGTGGCCACCGGGCTGAGCGGTGCGCTGGCCCTGCGCCTGGTACCGCTCGCGCGGTCCAGGCGCCTCTAG
- a CDS encoding YihY/virulence factor BrkB family protein: MPSPKAALVAAREKRPALDHLIRAFGRYQADAGDRLAASVTFFGFLSFFPILALATSILSYALGDDAVGTVVNQVNSYAPGLAEQLELREILSDNRKAGAAGALGLAGLLYSGLGWVDALREAVRAIWHHNVKAGNFLVKKVKDVIVLLGLGLTVLVSIAVSAATGAFTDFALGLVALDDSGPARVLAKIVGFTLGIATSTALFTYLFWRLPRVQSPFRRIIRGALLAAVLFEVLKRVGAIYIERTTENPLYGSFAVVVGLLVWINIVSRMLLVCAAWTVTAPYDSDIEPSGTASVDAARAAGIPEEFADQDPDDPPTLQEDGAPSPLGTAVQGAAVQGAAVQGAAVQGAAVQDVPAGRGGAGVLVRPAPQQPSGAERAVRSAAQFTAGALGMAVMAILLHVGRTVRDLVRR, translated from the coding sequence ATGCCCAGTCCCAAGGCGGCCCTCGTTGCTGCGCGCGAGAAGCGTCCGGCCCTCGACCACCTGATCCGCGCCTTCGGCCGCTACCAGGCCGACGCAGGTGACCGGCTGGCCGCCTCGGTCACCTTCTTCGGCTTCCTGAGCTTCTTCCCGATCCTGGCGCTCGCGACGTCGATCCTGTCCTACGCGCTGGGGGACGACGCGGTCGGCACCGTGGTGAACCAGGTGAACTCCTACGCGCCCGGGCTGGCCGAGCAGTTGGAGTTGAGGGAGATCCTCAGCGACAACCGCAAGGCCGGCGCTGCCGGTGCGCTGGGGCTGGCGGGGCTGCTCTACTCCGGCCTCGGCTGGGTCGACGCGCTGCGCGAGGCGGTCCGGGCGATCTGGCACCACAATGTCAAGGCCGGCAACTTCCTGGTGAAGAAGGTCAAGGACGTCATCGTCCTGCTGGGGCTGGGGCTGACCGTGCTGGTGTCGATCGCCGTGTCGGCGGCCACCGGCGCCTTCACCGACTTCGCCCTCGGCCTGGTCGCTCTCGACGACAGCGGCCCGGCGCGGGTGCTGGCCAAGATCGTCGGCTTCACGCTGGGCATCGCCACCAGCACGGCGCTGTTCACCTACCTGTTCTGGCGGCTGCCGAGGGTGCAGTCGCCGTTCCGCCGGATCATCAGGGGTGCGTTGCTGGCCGCTGTGCTGTTCGAGGTGCTCAAGCGGGTGGGCGCGATCTACATCGAGCGCACCACGGAGAACCCGCTCTACGGCAGCTTCGCCGTGGTCGTCGGGCTGCTGGTCTGGATCAACATCGTCAGCCGGATGCTGCTCGTCTGCGCGGCCTGGACGGTGACGGCGCCGTACGACTCCGACATCGAGCCGTCGGGCACGGCGAGCGTCGACGCGGCGCGCGCCGCCGGCATCCCGGAGGAGTTCGCCGACCAGGACCCCGACGACCCGCCCACGCTGCAGGAGGACGGTGCGCCCAGCCCGCTGGGCACGGCGGTGCAGGGCGCGGCGGTGCAGGGTGCGGCGGTGCAGGGTGCGGCGGTGCAGGGCGCGGCGGTGCAGGACGTGCCGGCGGGACGCGGTGGGGCGGGCGTCCTGGTGCGGCCGGCGCCGCAGCAGCCGTCGGGGGCGGAGCGGGCGGTGCGCTCGGCTGCGCAGTTCACCGCCGGCGCCCTCGGGATGGCGGTGATGGCGATCCTGCTGCACGTCGGCAGGACGGTCCGCGACCTCGTGCGGCGCTAG
- the trpS gene encoding tryptophan--tRNA ligase — translation MPDARPTRPRVLSGIRPTGESFQLGNYVGAVRHWAAMQAENECYFFLADLHALTELPDPARLRARTRQSVAELLAMGVDPARSAVFAQSHLPEHAELGWILGCLTGFGEASRMTQFKEKSGSVAGSASVGLFTYPVLQAADILMYQADSVPIGEDQRQHLELTRDLAQRFNTRYGDTFVRPAAYAGQPGERIKDLQDPDRKMSKSLGGSGTIWVLDDPRTVTKKIKSAVTDPGREVRAGGAKPGITNLLTILSVCTGTPVPELETAYDGKGYGDFKADVAEAVVALFAPVRERYAELIADPDELDRVLAGGAIRAREVATRTMDAVRERVGLLASFPGAPA, via the coding sequence ATGCCCGATGCCCGCCCGACCCGCCCCCGTGTGCTGTCCGGGATCCGTCCCACCGGAGAGAGCTTCCAGCTCGGCAACTACGTCGGCGCGGTCCGGCACTGGGCGGCCATGCAGGCCGAGAACGAGTGCTACTTCTTCCTTGCCGACCTGCACGCGTTGACGGAGCTGCCGGACCCCGCCCGGCTGCGTGCGCGCACCCGCCAGTCGGTCGCCGAGTTGCTCGCGATGGGGGTCGATCCCGCTCGCAGCGCGGTCTTCGCGCAGAGCCATCTGCCCGAGCACGCCGAGTTGGGCTGGATCCTCGGCTGCCTCACCGGCTTCGGCGAGGCCAGCCGGATGACGCAGTTCAAGGAGAAGAGTGGCAGCGTGGCGGGGTCTGCCAGCGTCGGCCTGTTCACCTATCCCGTCCTGCAGGCCGCCGACATCCTGATGTACCAGGCGGACTCCGTCCCGATCGGGGAGGACCAGCGCCAGCACCTCGAGCTGACCCGGGACCTCGCCCAGCGCTTCAACACCCGGTACGGCGACACGTTCGTTCGCCCGGCCGCCTACGCGGGGCAGCCAGGCGAGCGGATCAAGGACCTGCAGGACCCGGACCGCAAGATGAGCAAGAGCCTCGGCGGTTCCGGCACCATCTGGGTCCTCGATGATCCCCGGACGGTCACCAAGAAGATCAAGAGCGCTGTCACCGATCCCGGCCGTGAGGTGCGCGCCGGTGGAGCCAAGCCGGGCATCACCAACCTGCTCACCATCTTGTCCGTGTGCACCGGCACCCCCGTCCCCGAGCTCGAGACGGCCTACGACGGCAAGGGCTACGGTGACTTCAAGGCAGATGTCGCCGAGGCCGTCGTCGCCTTGTTCGCGCCGGTCCGGGAGCGGTACGCCGAGCTGATCGCCGACCCGGACGAGCTCGACCGGGTGCTGGCCGGCGGGGCCATCCGGGCCCGCGAGGTCGCGACCCGGACGATGGACGCGGTCCGGGAGCGGGTCGGCCTGCTGGCGTCCTTCCCGGGCGCACCGGCCTGA
- a CDS encoding DUF2505 domain-containing protein, with protein sequence MSTPVTMRSDCPGDVEAVLALLTSDSWVQHKGEQLGDASRIVRREEQPGGGIVLAVSRELPGGGPGFLDRFLPKDGRVLQTDAWGPPGEGVRHGSWTVEIPGAPAGVGGTMRLEPRPAGSCYTVEGEVTVRVPLIGGKAERVVADLLVKLAAKEAELLADALRS encoded by the coding sequence GTGAGCACACCGGTGACCATGAGGTCGGACTGCCCGGGCGACGTCGAGGCCGTTCTCGCCCTGCTGACGTCCGACAGCTGGGTGCAGCACAAGGGCGAGCAGCTGGGCGACGCCAGCCGGATCGTGCGCCGGGAGGAGCAGCCCGGCGGCGGCATCGTCCTGGCCGTCTCGCGTGAGCTGCCGGGAGGTGGTCCCGGCTTCCTCGACCGCTTCCTGCCCAAGGACGGCCGGGTCCTGCAGACGGATGCCTGGGGGCCGCCCGGGGAGGGCGTCCGGCACGGCAGCTGGACGGTCGAGATCCCCGGCGCGCCGGCCGGCGTCGGCGGCACGATGCGGCTGGAGCCGCGGCCCGCGGGCAGCTGCTACACCGTCGAGGGCGAGGTGACGGTCAGGGTGCCGCTGATCGGTGGCAAGGCCGAGCGTGTCGTCGCCGACCTGCTCGTCAAGCTGGCCGCGAAGGAGGCCGAGCTGCTCGCGGACGCGCTGCGTTCCTGA
- a CDS encoding hemolysin family protein, translating into MSFALDSALVLFFIFLGAVFAGTEIALVSLRDGQVKNLAARGKRGQRVAQLASDPNRFLAAVQVGVTLAGFAASAFGASRLAGQLSPALVDLGLSRRLAEPLSFVLLLAVITYLSLVFSELVPKRIALQRAEGWALIWAGPLDRLATVFRPVIWLLSRSTNLIVRLFGIDPTEQRDAITEDELRGLVAAHESLTKDERKLIDDVFAAGERQLREVMLPRTEVAFLDANMTLSRAVKETSAAPHSRYPVSGASQDDVIGFLHVRDLMVPTSRARGMRVADVVREVKLLPGTKRVLPAMSEMRREGHHMAIVVDEYGGTAGIVTLEDLIEEVIGDIRDEYDVGEDDPLRFRGGDVEADGLLNLDEVRTVTGVTLPEGPYETLAGYVMATLGHVPRPGEAVEVDGHRLEVTELDARRIARVRVTPLASADDAELVDSA; encoded by the coding sequence GTGAGTTTCGCTCTGGACAGCGCGCTCGTGCTGTTCTTCATCTTCCTCGGCGCCGTCTTCGCCGGTACCGAGATCGCGCTGGTCTCGCTGCGCGACGGCCAGGTCAAGAACCTCGCGGCCCGCGGCAAGCGCGGGCAACGGGTCGCCCAGCTCGCGAGCGACCCGAACCGCTTCCTGGCGGCCGTGCAGGTAGGGGTGACCCTGGCCGGCTTCGCGGCGTCGGCGTTCGGGGCGTCCAGGCTGGCGGGGCAGCTGTCACCCGCGCTCGTCGACCTGGGCCTGTCGCGGCGCCTGGCCGAGCCGCTGTCCTTCGTCCTCCTGCTGGCCGTGATCACCTACCTGTCGCTGGTCTTCAGTGAGCTGGTGCCCAAGCGCATCGCCCTGCAGCGGGCAGAGGGCTGGGCACTGATCTGGGCGGGCCCGCTGGACCGGTTGGCCACCGTCTTCCGACCGGTGATCTGGCTGCTCTCGCGCAGCACGAACCTCATCGTGCGGCTGTTCGGCATCGATCCCACCGAGCAGCGCGACGCCATCACCGAGGACGAGCTGCGCGGCCTGGTCGCCGCGCACGAGTCGCTCACCAAGGACGAGCGCAAGCTCATCGACGACGTCTTCGCCGCCGGTGAGCGTCAACTGCGCGAGGTGATGCTGCCGCGCACGGAGGTGGCCTTCCTCGACGCGAACATGACCCTCAGCCGGGCCGTCAAGGAGACCTCGGCGGCGCCGCACTCGCGGTACCCCGTGTCCGGCGCCTCCCAGGACGACGTCATCGGCTTCCTGCACGTGCGCGACCTGATGGTGCCGACCAGCCGGGCCCGCGGGATGCGGGTCGCCGACGTCGTGCGGGAGGTCAAGCTGCTGCCCGGTACCAAGCGGGTGCTCCCGGCCATGTCGGAGATGCGCCGCGAGGGCCACCACATGGCGATCGTCGTGGACGAATACGGCGGCACCGCCGGGATCGTCACGCTGGAGGACCTCATCGAGGAGGTCATCGGCGACATCCGCGACGAGTACGACGTCGGTGAGGACGACCCGCTGCGCTTCCGTGGCGGAGACGTCGAGGCAGACGGCCTGCTCAACCTCGACGAGGTCCGCACCGTCACCGGCGTCACGCTGCCCGAGGGCCCGTACGAAACGCTCGCCGGCTACGTCATGGCCACGCTGGGGCATGTGCCCCGTCCGGGCGAGGCGGTCGAGGTGGACGGCCACCGGCTCGAGGTCACCGAGCTGGACGCCCGTCGGATCGCTCGGGTCCGGGTCACGCCGCTGGCCTCCGCCGATGACGCCGAGCTGGTGGACTCCGCGTGA
- a CDS encoding 2'-5' RNA ligase family protein, translating to MARRDFGVAFGIPEPYTSELQAWRERLGDPNAGGIPPHVTLLPPTALPDESLAEVEEHLREVAASERPFRMHLRGAASFRPVSPVVFVPLVQGIADCERVEGKVRSGPLLRPLAFPYHPHVTVAHDLGEPALDRAFEALKNYEAHFDVWGFTLFEQDRAGVWRPQRDFPFGASGRPGPAEPPR from the coding sequence ATGGCCCGGCGCGACTTCGGCGTCGCATTCGGCATCCCCGAGCCCTACACCAGCGAGCTGCAGGCCTGGCGGGAACGCCTCGGTGACCCCAATGCCGGCGGCATCCCCCCGCACGTCACGCTCCTGCCGCCGACCGCGCTGCCGGACGAGTCGCTGGCGGAGGTCGAGGAGCACCTGCGTGAAGTGGCCGCTTCCGAGCGGCCGTTCCGCATGCACCTGCGTGGCGCGGCCAGCTTCCGGCCAGTCTCGCCCGTGGTGTTCGTCCCGCTGGTCCAGGGGATCGCCGACTGCGAGCGGGTCGAGGGCAAGGTCCGGTCCGGCCCGCTGCTCCGTCCGCTCGCCTTCCCGTACCACCCGCACGTCACCGTCGCGCACGACCTGGGGGAACCGGCCCTCGACCGGGCATTCGAGGCGCTGAAGAACTACGAGGCGCACTTCGACGTCTGGGGCTTCACCCTGTTCGAACAGGACCGGGCCGGGGTCTGGCGGCCGCAGCGCGACTTCCCGTTCGGCGCCAGCGGCCGGCCCGGCCCGGCCGAGCCGCCGCGTTGA
- a CDS encoding NAD(P)/FAD-dependent oxidoreductase, whose product MWDLAVVGAGPAGAAAALSALRTRPGARVLLLDRSDFPRDKSCGDGIAPHALDELARLGATDVLADRVPVHRLRLQAPDGTVVTARMKRPDHVVPRTLFDDRLVRAAVRHGAVLERHTVRCVDVHPDHVVLDREIAARVVVGADGANGVVRRRLGLGRQPAAATAVAVRGYAAAPPGEPEQVILLSPHDWPSYAWSFPAGDGTANVGFGLLLPALRAKEGGGRRALHDGLEELLPGLQAQRLVSHHLPMSTVRPVPAVGRVLLAGDALSLVNPLTGEGIFYALLSGRLAGAAACGADPAGVYAGALRRELGRHLRHTSALAWLTTRRGVVDAAIAAAGRSDAAFDALVELGLGRGLVQAPLAGGLVAELGRRRGRGLIRNAARPRAARPPSRPA is encoded by the coding sequence ATGTGGGACCTGGCGGTGGTCGGCGCCGGCCCGGCGGGCGCCGCGGCCGCACTGTCGGCCCTGCGTACCCGCCCGGGCGCCCGGGTGCTGCTGCTGGACCGCAGCGACTTCCCGCGCGACAAGTCCTGCGGCGACGGGATCGCCCCGCACGCCCTCGACGAGCTCGCCCGGCTCGGGGCCACCGACGTGCTCGCCGACCGGGTGCCGGTGCACCGGCTCCGCCTGCAGGCCCCGGACGGGACCGTCGTGACCGCCCGGATGAAGCGTCCCGACCACGTGGTGCCCCGCACCCTGTTCGACGACCGGCTGGTCCGGGCGGCCGTGCGGCACGGCGCGGTGCTCGAGCGGCACACCGTCCGGTGCGTGGACGTGCACCCCGACCACGTCGTGCTCGACCGCGAGATCGCCGCGCGGGTGGTCGTCGGTGCCGACGGGGCCAACGGCGTCGTCCGCCGCCGGCTGGGGCTCGGCCGGCAACCCGCTGCGGCCACCGCCGTCGCCGTCCGCGGCTACGCCGCCGCACCCCCGGGTGAGCCCGAGCAGGTCATCCTGCTCTCGCCCCACGACTGGCCGTCGTACGCCTGGTCGTTCCCGGCCGGTGACGGCACCGCGAACGTCGGCTTCGGCCTGCTGCTCCCTGCCCTGCGGGCCAAGGAAGGCGGCGGCCGACGGGCGCTGCATGACGGCCTGGAGGAGCTGCTGCCGGGGCTGCAGGCCCAGCGGCTGGTCAGCCACCACCTGCCGATGTCCACCGTCCGGCCGGTCCCTGCCGTCGGCCGGGTGCTGCTCGCCGGCGACGCCCTGTCGCTCGTCAACCCGCTGACCGGCGAGGGGATCTTCTATGCGCTGCTGTCCGGCCGGCTGGCCGGCGCGGCGGCGTGCGGAGCCGATCCGGCCGGGGTGTACGCCGGGGCGCTGCGGCGCGAGCTCGGCCGGCACCTGCGCCACACCTCGGCGCTCGCGTGGCTGACCACGCGCCGGGGAGTGGTCGACGCAGCCATCGCCGCGGCGGGCCGTTCGGACGCGGCGTTCGACGCGCTGGTGGAGCTCGGCCTGGGCCGCGGTCTGGTGCAGGCGCCGCTGGCGGGAGGCCTGGTCGCGGAGCTGGGGCGCCGACGCGGGCGGGGCCTGATCAGGAACGCAGCGCGTCCGCGAGCAGCTCGGCCTCCTTCGCGGCCAGCTTGA